Within Marinomonas mediterranea MMB-1, the genomic segment ACACATCAACGAAAGCATAAAATGCCCCTTGTGCTGGCGCGACCACTGGCAAGCCAATTTCAGCCAACCCTTTTAACAAAGTATTGCGGCGCTCCGAAAATTCCTGACGACGTTTTTCACATTGCTCTAACGATGCGGTATCAAACGCTTGAATCGCAGCGTATTGAGATACACTAGGCGCGGATATAAATAAATTTTGAGCAAGCTTCGTCGCACCTTCTACCGCCCACTCTGGCACAACAATCCAACCCAATCTCCAGCCAGTCATCGCAAAGTACTTCGAAAAGCTATTGATAACAAAAATATCACTATTAATACTCAATGCCGTGAAGTCGTCTCCATCGTAGACCAAGCCTTGGTATATTTCATCGACGAGAAGATGCCCTCCGCGCGCACTCACTTCTCGCCATGCAGACGTTACGTATTCTTTTGAAAGCACCGCTCCTGTCGGATTTGAAGGTGACGCAAGCCACATCCCTGACGTATGCTTATCCCACCAATCATCTAGGTTTGATAGATTAATTGAGAAGCCTTCGGACGCTTGAGTTTCGACTAACTTCGCCTGCGCGCCACACTGAATCAAAAAGTGTCTATTACATGGGTAACAAGGGTCTGGCATCAGTACATTCGACCCTGACTCAACCATCAAGGATGCCATGAGCAGTAAGGCACCAGAGGCGCCGGGGGTGACAATAATTCTATCTGGATGAACATCCGCTTCGTATTGCTTTCGGTAATGCTGACTAATCGCTGTTTTTAATTCCGGCAATCCGTTTGCAGGTGTATAGCCTGTATTCCCATCGGCAATGGCTTTTTGCCCCGCTTCATTTATTTGTTGGGGCGCAACAAAGTCAGGCTCACCCACTTCGAGGTGAATGACATCCAACCCCGTCGCTTGCAATTGTTTGGCACGTTCCAAAACAGCCATCACCTGAAAAGGGGCTATTTTCTCGACTCTTGACGCTAACTTATTCATTTTTCAGCCTATTAATATAAAAAAGCTGGATACTCCAGAAAATTTGCATAAAAAAGTGGTTATGTAAGGGAATATCTGATAA encodes:
- a CDS encoding aminotransferase class I/II-fold pyridoxal phosphate-dependent enzyme — protein: MNKLASRVEKIAPFQVMAVLERAKQLQATGLDVIHLEVGEPDFVAPQQINEAGQKAIADGNTGYTPANGLPELKTAISQHYRKQYEADVHPDRIIVTPGASGALLLMASLMVESGSNVLMPDPCYPCNRHFLIQCGAQAKLVETQASEGFSINLSNLDDWWDKHTSGMWLASPSNPTGAVLSKEYVTSAWREVSARGGHLLVDEIYQGLVYDGDDFTALSINSDIFVINSFSKYFAMTGWRLGWIVVPEWAVEGATKLAQNLFISAPSVSQYAAIQAFDTASLEQCEKRRQEFSERRNTLLKGLAEIGLPVVAPAQGAFYAFVDVSEITDDAMKWCLDLLEEEHVALTPGTDFGVKDSHKYVRFAYTCNQDRLREALSRIKRFINR